One Mucilaginibacter ginkgonis genomic region harbors:
- a CDS encoding IMPACT family protein, which translates to MLFDDSYKTVAAAAEGVYNVSGSKFIAYVIPLDSEAGIKPAVAKIKELQPGASHYCWACKFVNEQSNGRVNDDGEPAGSAGRPILNLILSKQLNNVLIVVVRYFGGTLLGIPGLVAAYKTAAQNALVNARMVKEVFRDFYQVEFDYANLNEVMRLIKDEDLGVTEKSIDNRCVLTVGIPKLKVEAVLSRLDNASLKVVYLYSK; encoded by the coding sequence ATGTTATTCGACGATAGTTACAAGACCGTAGCTGCCGCTGCCGAAGGTGTTTACAATGTTAGCGGCAGCAAGTTTATCGCCTATGTTATTCCACTAGACAGCGAAGCCGGTATAAAACCCGCGGTAGCAAAGATCAAAGAGTTGCAGCCCGGCGCATCACATTATTGCTGGGCTTGCAAGTTTGTGAATGAGCAATCTAACGGGCGCGTAAATGACGATGGCGAACCCGCAGGTTCTGCAGGCAGGCCTATTCTAAATCTCATCTTATCGAAACAGCTAAATAATGTATTGATAGTTGTTGTGCGCTACTTCGGGGGCACTTTGTTAGGCATCCCCGGACTTGTTGCTGCCTATAAAACCGCTGCGCAAAATGCTTTAGTCAATGCGCGAATGGTTAAAGAAGTATTCCGTGATTTTTACCAAGTTGAATTTGACTACGCCAATTTGAACGAGGTGATGAGACTGATTAAAGATGAAGATCTTGGGGTGACAGAAAAGTCCATCGATAACAGATGCGTCCTCACCGTCGGTATTCCAAAACTTAAAGTAGAAGCAGTGTTGTCAAGACTTGATAATGCTTCCTTAAAGGTGGTGTACCTTTATAGCAAATAG
- the aroQ gene encoding type II 3-dehydroquinate dehydratase → MNIHIINGPNLNLLGVREKSVYGEQDFDSYLNSLKQQFPEVNISYFQSNKEGELIDKLHEVGFSADGIIINAGGYTHTSIAVADAIAGISTPVVEVHISNVYKREEFRHKSMLAANCVGVIAGFGLESYKLALQYFNK, encoded by the coding sequence ATGAATATACACATTATCAACGGACCAAATTTAAACCTCCTTGGCGTGAGGGAAAAGTCTGTTTATGGCGAACAGGATTTCGACAGCTATCTCAATAGTTTGAAACAACAATTCCCGGAAGTCAACATCAGTTATTTCCAAAGCAACAAAGAAGGTGAGCTGATCGACAAGCTGCATGAGGTTGGATTTTCTGCTGATGGCATAATCATCAATGCCGGTGGCTATACCCATACCTCCATTGCCGTTGCGGATGCCATTGCGGGAATAAGCACACCCGTTGTTGAGGTACACATTTCAAATGTATACAAGCGCGAAGAGTTTCGTCACAAGTCTATGCTGGCTGCTAATTGCGTAGGCGTAATTGCCGGTTTTGGTTTAGAGTCTTACAAACTGGCTTTGCAGTATTTTAACAAGTAG
- a CDS encoding PD-(D/E)XK nuclease family protein, translated as MDSLFTKLYSYRQRENKGDLENFSTELFAHCLMDDVIFQKSFMDFIGCDELIDNISTQQSYPKFGRPDIEINTETFIILIENKVESTEGINQLPRYVNILEQSEKRKILIYLTKFYEQKEIFSEKINFQNIKWWDISNLIDRDENNIITNLFDEFLLENRIAMDNNFENLDIVSLENISNVISKMDEVIDSVRDYFSARLGVFSKDSSRSTRLGDGAYYTYKSIGTPHKFNIDLGYYWWNDEPVQLGVRIWIPFKMNEKDYITSFFRKNLDPLKWQEDSWGKNIAFSNYWSLNKIIALEDDQLPLMIKFLKACIDELSRLKSSNSPIFE; from the coding sequence ATGGATTCGCTTTTTACAAAATTATATAGTTATCGTCAAAGGGAAAATAAAGGTGATTTAGAAAACTTCTCTACCGAACTATTTGCGCATTGTTTAATGGATGACGTTATTTTTCAGAAATCTTTTATGGATTTTATTGGCTGTGATGAGTTAATAGATAATATTTCAACTCAGCAGTCTTACCCCAAATTTGGAAGACCGGATATTGAAATTAATACTGAAACTTTTATTATACTTATTGAGAATAAAGTAGAGTCCACTGAAGGCATTAATCAGTTACCTAGATATGTAAATATTCTAGAGCAATCTGAAAAAAGAAAAATTTTAATCTACCTCACTAAATTTTATGAACAAAAAGAAATTTTTAGCGAAAAAATTAATTTTCAAAATATAAAATGGTGGGATATTAGTAATTTGATTGATCGGGACGAAAATAATATTATAACAAATTTATTTGACGAATTTTTATTAGAAAATAGAATTGCAATGGATAATAATTTTGAAAATTTAGACATAGTAAGCTTGGAAAATATCTCGAATGTAATTTCAAAAATGGATGAGGTTATTGATTCTGTGAGAGATTATTTTTCAGCAAGGCTGGGTGTTTTTTCGAAAGATTCATCAAGAAGTACCCGTTTGGGTGATGGAGCTTATTATACCTATAAAAGCATTGGAACACCACATAAATTTAATATCGACTTGGGTTATTATTGGTGGAATGATGAACCTGTGCAACTGGGTGTAAGGATTTGGATTCCATTTAAGATGAATGAAAAAGATTATATCACTAGTTTTTTTAGGAAAAACCTCGATCCGTTAAAATGGCAGGAAGATTCGTGGGGGAAAAATATCGCATTCAGTAATTATTGGAGTTTAAATAAAATTATTGCATTAGAAGATGATCAATTACCTTTAATGATAAAGTTTTTGAAAGCATGTATTGATGAATTGAGTAGGTTAAAATCATCAAATTCGCCTATATTTGAATAA
- the ribD gene encoding bifunctional diaminohydroxyphosphoribosylaminopyrimidine deaminase/5-amino-6-(5-phosphoribosylamino)uracil reductase RibD, translating to MDRHNMYMQRCIELAQLGAGYVSPNPMVGAVIVYKDKIIGEGYHQKYGGPHAEVNAVNDALTKHPDAEQLLKQSTIYVSLEPCAHYGKTPPCADLIIKHQIQKVVIGCRDPFDAVNGKGIEKLMAAGVDVQVGVLEQECEDLNKRFFTRVQKQRPYVILKWALTANGYFAPADGSQFWITKPEAKTLVHKWRAEENAILVGKNTVLADDPKLNVRYWTGNNPKRIVIDRSLEIDQSFAIYDQSVETIIFNEVKTGIEGKVKYIALEDFDKFVPQYILFQLYLQDIQSVIIEGGAQTLNSFIEAGLWDEARVFTGSAMLQNGVFAPLIGGQLFEHTMVGNDMLKIYHNK from the coding sequence ATGGATCGGCATAACATGTACATGCAGCGCTGCATTGAATTAGCACAATTAGGTGCCGGTTATGTTAGCCCGAACCCTATGGTAGGTGCTGTTATCGTTTATAAAGACAAAATAATAGGCGAGGGCTATCATCAAAAATATGGTGGGCCACATGCCGAAGTAAATGCTGTAAATGACGCGTTGACGAAACATCCAGATGCTGAGCAATTATTAAAGCAGTCGACGATCTACGTTTCTCTTGAGCCATGCGCGCATTACGGAAAAACCCCTCCCTGTGCCGATCTCATCATAAAGCATCAGATTCAGAAAGTTGTAATTGGCTGCCGCGATCCGTTCGACGCTGTTAATGGCAAAGGCATAGAAAAACTGATGGCAGCAGGTGTAGATGTGCAAGTAGGTGTACTGGAGCAGGAATGCGAAGATTTGAACAAGCGCTTTTTTACCCGCGTTCAAAAACAGCGTCCCTATGTGATCCTAAAATGGGCGCTGACTGCAAATGGGTATTTTGCCCCGGCAGATGGTTCACAGTTTTGGATAACAAAACCCGAAGCAAAAACACTGGTTCACAAATGGCGTGCAGAAGAGAATGCCATTTTGGTTGGCAAAAACACCGTATTGGCAGATGATCCAAAATTGAATGTACGTTACTGGACAGGCAATAATCCCAAAAGAATTGTCATAGATCGTAGCCTGGAAATAGATCAATCCTTCGCGATATACGATCAAAGCGTTGAAACCATTATATTTAACGAAGTTAAAACCGGTATTGAGGGCAAAGTAAAATACATAGCGTTAGAAGATTTCGACAAGTTTGTTCCTCAATATATTCTGTTTCAATTATACCTGCAAGACATCCAGTCGGTTATCATAGAAGGGGGCGCACAAACTTTAAATAGTTTTATTGAAGCCGGTTTATGGGATGAGGCACGGGTATTTACAGGAAGCGCAATGTTGCAGAATGGCGTATTCGCACCACTAATTGGGGGGCAGCTTTTTGAACATACGATGGTCGGTAATGACATGCTTAAAATTTATCACAATAAATGA
- a CDS encoding DMT family transporter, whose translation MIYILLAICFSVTVSVLFKLARRYSIDVFQAITWNYFTAILLTWLFLKPQFSQLDGAPVYLYSILGFLLPTLFVAVAASVRVTGIMRTDTAQRISLIVPIAAAYFYFNEQLSAVKIAGIAVGFIAVLLLLSKPGRQTPNRTGGSVWIYPLIVFLGFGLVDILFKQVALTKTISFGTSLFVVYVIAFALSIIGLLYLIISGKARFQFRYIVFGWILGIANFGNILFYVKAHQSFSKSPSIVFSAMNIGVITLGTLIGTIIFKEKTSWLNRIGIGLAIAAVIIITYSQLS comes from the coding sequence ATGATCTATATTTTATTAGCCATTTGTTTTAGTGTTACGGTATCTGTGCTATTTAAACTGGCACGCCGGTACAGTATAGACGTCTTTCAGGCTATAACCTGGAACTACTTTACGGCGATATTACTTACCTGGTTATTTTTAAAGCCACAGTTTTCGCAACTTGATGGCGCGCCGGTTTATTTGTACAGTATCCTGGGGTTTTTACTACCAACATTATTCGTCGCCGTTGCAGCGTCAGTACGTGTTACCGGCATTATGCGCACAGACACGGCACAACGGATATCATTGATAGTTCCCATTGCGGCAGCATATTTTTATTTTAATGAACAACTGTCAGCTGTTAAAATTGCAGGCATAGCTGTCGGTTTTATCGCTGTATTATTGCTATTAAGTAAACCAGGCCGGCAAACACCTAACAGGACAGGCGGTTCTGTCTGGATATACCCGCTTATTGTTTTTCTTGGTTTTGGCTTGGTAGACATATTGTTTAAGCAAGTTGCGCTTACCAAAACTATCTCGTTCGGCACCTCACTTTTTGTTGTTTATGTAATTGCTTTCGCGCTATCTATCATTGGTTTGTTGTATCTCATTATCTCGGGCAAAGCGCGCTTTCAGTTCAGATACATTGTTTTTGGTTGGATATTGGGCATCGCTAACTTCGGAAACATTTTGTTTTACGTAAAAGCGCACCAATCGTTTTCAAAAAGCCCTTCCATAGTTTTCTCTGCCATGAACATTGGTGTAATTACGCTTGGTACGTTAATAGGAACAATTATCTTCAAAGAGAAAACCAGCTGGTTAAACCGCATAGGTATTGGCCTAGCCATTGCCGCCGTAATCATCATTACTTATAGCCAGTTGTCTTAA
- the prmC gene encoding peptide chain release factor N(5)-glutamine methyltransferase produces MKTVQEASNTLRRQLNKHYDSVEAEAITMLVLGDVTGFSKAKLKAFGDELLTNVQEGRMEAISVQLEMGMPPQYVLGHTEFYGLDFDVSPAVLIPRPETEELVSWIIETVKQPNFNILDIGTGNGCIAISLKHELKQANVLAIDVSADALEIARANAVKNNVDINFIEADILHEGALSFENKFDVIVSNPPYVTESDKLQMHTNVTDFEPHTALFVPEDDPLLFYKAIASFALQNLNSNGLLFFEINESFAQQTIDMMTGKGFRDIELRQDIRGKDRMVKANNPLTPKGGV; encoded by the coding sequence ATGAAAACCGTGCAGGAAGCCAGTAATACTTTAAGGCGGCAATTAAACAAGCACTATGATAGTGTTGAGGCAGAAGCCATTACTATGCTTGTATTAGGCGACGTTACCGGTTTCTCCAAAGCGAAGCTTAAAGCTTTCGGCGACGAGCTACTTACTAACGTCCAGGAAGGCCGCATGGAGGCTATATCTGTGCAACTTGAGATGGGTATGCCGCCCCAGTACGTGCTTGGCCATACTGAATTTTATGGGCTCGACTTTGATGTAAGCCCAGCCGTACTTATTCCCCGGCCGGAAACAGAGGAATTGGTAAGCTGGATCATTGAAACGGTCAAGCAACCAAATTTTAACATTTTAGACATCGGGACCGGCAACGGCTGTATCGCTATCAGTTTAAAACATGAATTAAAACAGGCAAACGTTTTGGCTATAGATGTTTCTGCTGATGCTCTTGAAATTGCCCGTGCAAACGCAGTTAAGAACAACGTCGATATAAATTTTATTGAAGCCGACATTTTACATGAGGGTGCGTTAAGTTTTGAAAATAAGTTTGATGTGATCGTCAGCAACCCACCGTATGTTACTGAAAGCGATAAACTGCAGATGCATACTAATGTGACCGATTTTGAGCCACATACCGCTTTGTTTGTACCGGAAGATGACCCTTTGCTCTTTTATAAAGCTATTGCCAGCTTCGCTTTACAAAACCTAAATAGCAATGGCTTACTTTTCTTCGAGATCAATGAAAGTTTTGCTCAACAAACCATTGATATGATGACGGGTAAAGGATTTAGAGACATTGAATTAAGACAGGACATCAGAGGGAAAGATCGGATGGTAAAAGCTAATAACCCTTTAACCCCTAAAGGGGGAGTTTGA
- the mgtE gene encoding magnesium transporter yields the protein MQSFEINKADLLKIRTALDGDDAEILKVLEEYHASEIAILFERLNPDQRQKIINVLPADVASEIISEMDEEDHPEQILFNLHPEKRSEIIEELDYDDATDIISQLEVHEQQEVLEDLDQEDATNIRTLLTYEEDTAGGLMNSDVIKINVSLNKKDALDEVIRLSEEIEEFYTIYAVDDYDTLQGIVSLKDIIKARPETMVADLMKTDYVFVRADVDQEEVAKLISQYNLTSIPVVNDYLKLLGRITVDDIIDVLEAESTEDILKISGVSEDEELSGNWKDAVKSRLPWLVINLGTAFLAASVIRHFAGLEAKLPIIAAYMTIIAGMGGNAATQALAVTVRRISLNDLTDAQAYRTVLKEFTVGLINGAANGIIVLVVALWYDANPLLGLVLFLAMTGNLIVAGLTGATIPLVLKRVGIDPAVASSIIITTFTDCIGFLLPLWLASSLLL from the coding sequence ATGCAATCGTTCGAGATCAATAAAGCCGACCTTTTAAAAATAAGGACCGCCCTTGATGGTGATGATGCCGAAATTCTTAAAGTTTTAGAAGAGTATCACGCTTCGGAGATCGCCATTTTGTTCGAACGGCTGAACCCCGATCAGCGGCAAAAGATCATTAACGTATTGCCTGCTGATGTGGCTTCGGAGATCATTTCTGAGATGGACGAAGAAGATCACCCGGAGCAGATACTTTTTAACCTTCACCCGGAAAAACGCTCGGAGATTATCGAAGAGCTGGATTATGATGATGCCACTGATATCATTTCTCAATTAGAGGTTCATGAGCAGCAGGAGGTGTTGGAAGATCTGGACCAGGAGGACGCGACCAACATTCGCACACTTTTAACCTACGAGGAGGACACCGCCGGCGGCTTGATGAATTCTGATGTTATCAAGATCAACGTCAGTTTAAACAAGAAAGACGCATTGGATGAGGTGATCCGCCTTTCCGAGGAGATAGAAGAGTTTTATACCATCTACGCTGTAGATGATTACGATACCCTTCAGGGCATTGTATCACTAAAAGATATCATAAAAGCGCGACCCGAAACCATGGTCGCCGATTTGATGAAGACAGATTATGTTTTTGTGCGCGCGGATGTCGATCAGGAAGAAGTTGCAAAATTGATATCGCAGTATAACCTCACAAGTATTCCTGTTGTAAATGATTATTTGAAATTGTTAGGGCGTATTACGGTTGACGATATCATTGATGTATTGGAAGCCGAAAGCACCGAGGACATCTTGAAAATATCCGGTGTATCCGAAGACGAAGAACTAAGCGGTAATTGGAAAGACGCGGTCAAAAGCCGTTTGCCGTGGTTGGTTATAAATCTGGGTACCGCTTTTCTTGCTGCGTCGGTTATCAGGCATTTTGCGGGTTTAGAAGCAAAGCTTCCCATCATTGCAGCTTATATGACCATTATTGCAGGCATGGGCGGCAACGCAGCCACGCAGGCGCTCGCCGTAACTGTACGGCGTATTTCGCTTAACGATCTGACAGACGCGCAGGCATATCGTACAGTGCTGAAGGAATTTACGGTCGGCTTAATTAACGGCGCCGCCAATGGAATAATTGTTTTAGTGGTTGCACTTTGGTATGATGCCAACCCTTTATTAGGGTTGGTTCTATTTTTAGCCATGACCGGCAATCTCATTGTAGCAGGATTAACCGGCGCAACTATTCCGTTGGTTTTAAAGCGGGTAGGAATAGACCCGGCTGTGGCATCATCGATCATCATCACCACATTTACAGATTGCATTGGCTTTTTATTGCCTTTGTGGCTTGCATCTTCACTTTTATTATAG
- a CDS encoding TIGR03915 family putative DNA repair protein, whose protein sequence is MITTLIYDGTFEGLLTAVFEIYEHRLDLVRIKKGEWLNTALFENTIKVVTENTRADRVLKGLKQKLSAMGLQRLYAAHLAEMDGEDDNLLGYIRYVFDSSQNVEEDYGNKYVMRVSEIVRSVRRERHRMEAFIRFKELKDNTYYATIEPDFNVLPLLVKHFRDRYADQKWIIYDIRRSYGVYYDIHDTQYISLDFATLDPGNAIAAFNENEVLYQDLWKNYFNSVNIPARKNTKLHLRHVPKRYWRHLTEKI, encoded by the coding sequence TTGATAACCACCCTGATATACGATGGCACCTTTGAAGGCCTGTTAACAGCCGTTTTTGAAATTTATGAACACCGGCTTGATCTGGTGCGCATTAAAAAAGGGGAGTGGCTCAATACCGCGTTATTCGAAAATACAATTAAGGTAGTAACTGAAAATACCCGTGCTGACCGTGTGTTAAAAGGTTTGAAGCAGAAGCTTTCTGCAATGGGATTGCAAAGGTTATATGCCGCCCATTTAGCAGAGATGGATGGCGAGGACGATAATTTGTTAGGGTACATCCGTTATGTGTTCGACTCGTCGCAAAATGTAGAAGAAGACTACGGCAATAAATATGTGATGCGGGTGTCTGAAATTGTTAGAAGTGTACGGCGCGAGCGACATCGTATGGAAGCCTTCATCAGGTTTAAAGAACTTAAAGATAATACGTATTACGCTACCATAGAGCCCGATTTTAATGTTTTGCCGCTATTGGTTAAGCATTTTAGAGACAGGTATGCCGATCAAAAATGGATCATTTATGATATAAGGCGCAGCTATGGAGTATACTATGACATCCACGATACACAATATATTTCTCTTGACTTCGCCACGCTTGATCCGGGTAATGCGATCGCAGCCTTTAATGAAAATGAAGTGCTATATCAGGATCTGTGGAAGAATTATTTTAACAGCGTGAATATTCCGGCGCGTAAAAATACCAAGCTCCATTTACGCCACGTACCTAAAAGATATTGGCGGCATCTCACCGAAAAAATTTGA
- a CDS encoding site-specific tyrosine recombinase, with protein MAANSINAYISDLDKLQQFSVNEEVILTPDKIKLADLRRFLTWISELGMLPTSQARILSGVKSFYKYLLLEDEIKINPAELLESPKTRRKLPDVLSKTDVDNLINAIDLSKPDGARNKAILEILYSCGLRVSELTELRISNLYLEIEFIKVLGKGSKERLVPIGRPATKALEIWLNEVRVHISIKKGEEDFVFLNRRGSRLTRVYIFMLIKQLAETIGLKKKISPHTFRHSFATHLVEGGADLRAVQEMLGHESITTTEIYTHLDNDYLKSTIRQYHPRS; from the coding sequence ATGGCCGCCAATTCGATAAACGCTTACATCAGTGATTTAGATAAGTTACAGCAATTTTCAGTAAATGAAGAAGTTATACTAACTCCTGACAAAATTAAACTTGCCGATCTCAGGCGCTTTTTGACGTGGATAAGCGAACTGGGTATGCTGCCAACATCGCAAGCCAGGATACTGAGCGGGGTTAAATCGTTTTATAAATACCTGCTGCTGGAAGATGAAATAAAGATCAATCCAGCTGAGCTTTTAGAGTCGCCGAAGACCCGCCGTAAATTGCCCGATGTACTTAGCAAAACAGACGTCGACAACCTTATAAACGCCATCGATCTTTCTAAACCGGATGGCGCCCGCAATAAAGCAATTCTTGAGATCTTGTACAGCTGTGGTCTGCGCGTTTCTGAACTAACGGAGTTGCGCATATCTAATCTATACCTTGAGATAGAGTTCATTAAGGTATTGGGAAAAGGCAGTAAAGAGCGTTTAGTACCCATTGGCAGACCGGCAACAAAGGCGCTGGAGATTTGGCTTAACGAAGTGCGGGTGCATATCTCCATAAAAAAAGGGGAGGAAGACTTCGTATTTCTAAACCGGCGAGGCAGCAGGCTTACACGTGTATATATTTTCATGCTGATAAAACAGTTGGCCGAAACCATCGGCTTAAAGAAAAAGATCAGCCCGCATACTTTCCGTCATTCATTCGCTACCCATTTGGTCGAAGGTGGCGCCGACCTTCGAGCGGTTCAGGAAATGCTTGGCCACGAAAGCATCACCACCACAGAGATCTATACACACCTTGATAACGATTATTTAAAAAGTACCATAAGGCAATATCATCCAAGGAGTTAA
- a CDS encoding putative DNA modification/repair radical SAM protein yields the protein MNAERITEKLNILADAAKYDVSCSSSGSKRKNKDKGLGNASNGICHTYTEDGRCVSLLKILLTNVCIYDCAYCVSRKSNDIKRAAFTVQEVVDLTISFYRRNYIEGLFLSSGIFKDADYTMERLVQVAKKLRTEHNFNGYIHLKSIPGASDELMREAGLYADRLSINLEMPTAEGLKLLAPDKDRQDMIKPMGFLKNEIILRSEEKKLFKKAPIFAPAGQSTQVIIGATPETDQQILSMADQFYRGFKLRRVYYSGYVPVIKDNRLPALNSDVPMVRENRLYQADWLMRNYQFNVNEIVNANNPLLDLDIDPKLGWALRNLNVFPIDINKADLQVILRVPGIGVQSAEKIVSARRFGKLNWDQLKKIGIAINRARYFITCHSSKFERRDLTATAIKQYILAESSSKYLKNSSVQLGLF from the coding sequence ATGAATGCAGAACGGATTACCGAGAAACTAAACATATTAGCCGATGCGGCTAAATATGATGTATCATGTTCTTCGAGCGGGAGCAAGCGTAAAAATAAGGATAAGGGTTTGGGGAACGCCAGTAATGGCATTTGCCATACCTATACAGAAGATGGGCGATGTGTTTCGTTATTAAAGATACTTCTTACCAATGTTTGTATTTACGATTGTGCTTATTGCGTTTCGCGAAAAAGCAATGATATAAAACGTGCTGCATTCACCGTTCAGGAGGTAGTTGATCTTACTATAAGTTTTTATCGCCGAAATTACATTGAAGGCTTATTCCTTAGCTCGGGTATTTTTAAAGATGCCGATTATACGATGGAACGTTTGGTGCAGGTAGCCAAAAAGCTGCGTACTGAGCACAATTTTAATGGTTATATTCATTTAAAAAGTATACCGGGAGCAAGTGATGAACTAATGCGCGAGGCCGGGCTATATGCCGACCGTTTAAGTATTAATTTAGAAATGCCTACGGCCGAAGGTTTGAAATTACTGGCGCCCGATAAAGACCGCCAGGACATGATTAAGCCAATGGGCTTTTTAAAGAATGAGATCATTCTAAGGTCAGAAGAAAAAAAGCTTTTTAAAAAAGCACCGATTTTTGCTCCCGCGGGGCAAAGCACACAAGTTATTATCGGCGCCACACCTGAGACAGATCAGCAAATACTTTCTATGGCCGATCAGTTTTATCGCGGGTTTAAATTACGCCGGGTTTATTATTCAGGCTATGTTCCGGTAATAAAAGACAACCGCTTGCCCGCATTAAATTCTGATGTACCTATGGTACGCGAAAACCGGTTGTATCAGGCAGATTGGCTAATGCGTAATTATCAATTTAATGTAAATGAGATAGTTAACGCTAATAATCCTTTATTAGATTTAGATATCGATCCAAAACTTGGGTGGGCCTTGAGAAATCTTAATGTTTTTCCGATAGATATTAACAAGGCTGATTTGCAAGTGATTTTACGCGTACCAGGTATAGGTGTTCAGTCTGCAGAAAAGATTGTTAGCGCACGTCGCTTTGGCAAATTAAATTGGGACCAGCTCAAAAAAATTGGCATTGCCATAAACCGCGCACGATACTTCATCACCTGTCACAGTTCTAAGTTTGAGAGGCGGGATCTTACCGCAACGGCCATTAAGCAATATATCCTGGCAGAATCGAGCAGTAAATACTTAAAGAATAGTTCTGTTCAATTAGGTCTATTTTGA
- the bioB gene encoding biotin synthase BioB, with protein sequence MIQIRHDWTKEEISEIYYTPLLDLIYQAATIHRENKDYSEVQISSLISVKTGGCPEDCAYCPQAARYNTGVNVHAILPKEEVIAAAEKAKAGGASRLCMGAAWREVRDNRDFDKVLEMVTAVNGLGMEVCCTLGMLTENQAQRLADAGLYAYNHNLDTSEDDYKRIITTRTYDDRLDTIKNVRKAKISVCSGGIIGLGEREEDRIAMLKTLANMPQHPESVPVNALVPVQGTPLADQPRVSVWDMVRMIATARIIMPKTVVRLSAGRTEMSTVEQALCFMAGANSIFAGEKLLTTPNPSFDTDMAMFELLGLTPRKAFKNGRPQQIPVIEEETIVA encoded by the coding sequence ATGATTCAAATACGACACGACTGGACCAAAGAAGAAATTTCTGAAATATATTATACCCCATTACTTGACCTTATTTATCAGGCGGCAACCATTCACCGCGAAAACAAGGATTATTCTGAAGTACAGATCAGTTCACTTATCTCCGTAAAAACAGGCGGCTGCCCGGAGGATTGCGCTTATTGCCCGCAGGCAGCGCGTTATAATACAGGTGTTAACGTACATGCCATTTTGCCTAAAGAAGAAGTGATCGCTGCTGCCGAGAAGGCGAAGGCAGGCGGCGCTTCGCGTTTGTGTATGGGCGCTGCATGGCGCGAAGTGCGCGATAACCGCGACTTTGATAAAGTGCTGGAAATGGTTACCGCTGTTAATGGCTTAGGCATGGAAGTTTGCTGTACACTGGGTATGCTAACAGAAAACCAGGCTCAGCGCCTTGCTGATGCAGGTTTGTATGCTTACAATCATAACCTTGATACCTCTGAAGATGATTACAAACGTATCATCACCACCCGTACTTATGACGACCGTTTAGACACTATTAAAAACGTGCGTAAAGCTAAGATCAGCGTTTGTAGTGGTGGTATTATAGGACTTGGCGAAAGGGAAGAAGACCGCATTGCCATGCTTAAAACGCTGGCGAACATGCCCCAACATCCGGAGTCTGTTCCGGTAAACGCGTTGGTGCCGGTACAAGGTACGCCGTTGGCAGATCAGCCGCGTGTTTCTGTTTGGGACATGGTACGCATGATAGCTACAGCCCGCATTATTATGCCTAAAACCGTTGTGCGCTTATCGGCAGGCCGCACAGAAATGTCTACCGTTGAACAGGCGTTATGCTTTATGGCAGGCGCCAACTCGATATTCGCAGGCGAAAAACTTTTAACTACACCAAACCCATCTTTCGATACAGATATGGCGATGTTTGAGCTACTTGGCTTAACCCCACGAAAGGCATTCAAAAATGGCAGGCCGCAGCAAATTCCGGTAATTGAAGAAGAAACGATTGTTGCGTAA